AggtgttatattttttaattgactttCCCCAATGTGCTAAACAGCAAGTTCTCACCCTACATTGACAAATGCATAAGTTGTCCTTAGGCAACAGAATAGATTATCACTGGCTACgtctgtttttataaatacaaatgcttttagTTACAGGGCACGTCTTACACATTAAATAATGCACAGCATCTTGGTAACCCAACTGTAACTAATATGGAATGAACTGGTAGTAATGGTGTGAATACAACATTTATCTCAGTGCATGCGAGTAGCAGATAATTACATGGTAATGAAAATCCTTATTCATAAATTCTAGCTTAATTATACAGAAATCGGCATGAATGCAATGCGAAATGTAAAAACGGCAGTGTTTTTAAGAGAAGTTACTGAGGAATTAAGAATAATGGACAGATGTTAATTGCCGTCAAATGACTTAAATGTTGTTTCACGCCCTATCTACAGTTTTATTGAGTTACTATTTACTATTTAGCTGTGATGTATAAATTAGGAAAAACAATTTCACTATTTGCAGGCTTTAGATGGCACGTCTGGTAATCCCTTATGAAAGCTATCAATggttaaccatgttttttttttttttttttttttttactatgctttagcGTACTTGTATCTGATTTCCCAGGTgtgactatgctttaccatgtttacaCTATTCTTCACTATGCACTGCATTTACCAAGGTGTACTGCAGTAAACGTttataaggtatatgacttaaTGAATGGATTATATTGGAATTATAGTGGGAGTTTAACCAGCAGTTGAGGATGTGTTGTATCTCTTGAacatgtatttgtaatatttggtATGAGAGATGTAACTGGATTGTGTGTGGCTGCTGTCCACCAGGACTTTCTGGTGCATCCTAAACATTTATAGCCTGGATAAAGAAGTTTTAAATACATAACTAAATATATAACTACAATGACAATGGCATCCTTTATTTGCTTCAATGAACTATTGGTAGAAATGTGTATacctttgtattttttgttaaacaaattatataacaaTGGTGTGAACCAATACATGCTGGTAATTCACTGCAGTTTTCTGCTCTATCAGCAAGAGTTGTGTTTCCATTAGTAGTGTCCACTAATGGTTCTTCTAGGATTCCTTCAggtattataatggtatcccCATGGTCTTTTTGTAACTTTCATGTGAACTAGTTGCCACTGATTCAGTGAACAGAGACTTCAAACAGCTCCTTTAAAATGAACAGACACAATGTCTCAATACCATTAAGAATGGAAGGGATAGGTTGAAATGCCAAGTACATTACAAATGAATACTGCCATGAAGCTTGCCTGAAATTGTCAAAACCATACCCCCAGTTTATCATACCAGGTGCTTCCTGGCTCCAGCAGTAAACCCTGTTGAATATTAACATAGCAAGGAGACAGTTGTACATTTTAGAAAAGCAGAGATTCCAATCAATCGAACCCATGCTGAGTAATGAATTGGCAAAACGGCTAGTTGTCAGTATCCCAAAATTCACTGAAAAGCTCTGCCATGTTGAAATGGGAAACCTTAATAGCTGGAATACATCTCAGTGAGCATTGTCATCATGAGTTCAGAGCCATTGCTGCTCAAAATGATTCTCATCACAATGTGAAGATTTAGGGGCTTGGCCCCTTTTAAGCTTTGGGATTGTAGGTGTTCACTTGTTTAAGAGCTGGTTCACAGCTGAAATACAAACGGAGTGCTAGCTGAGATTTGGATAAAAAAATAGTACCTAAAAAAAGGTATATGAGCAAATTACAGTACATATCCCCAGCCATGGAAATATATGTCACATAATAGATGTCAGGACCATGAAAATGTAGATCAGTTCAAGATTTAACATCCTGCAGAATGGAATCTCATCACTAAAGTCCATGcagagtttaaaacaaaaaatggttcTCAAGGTATAGCCTTAAATGATTTAACCTTATGCAGACTATTTGTCTTTTTTGCTACGCTAGATTACTCAAATTCAGGTGAGGGGTTAGTTATACAGTGATCTCAATTAAACCAATCTAAAACCAGAATTTATAGAGAACAATGTCAAAGCAGATGAGCATATCTTAAGATACAAGTAAAAAGTTAGGAGTGATATGCAGACTTACAGACGCCTTTATTATAGCCCCCAAGCTTGAGATATTCACCCTCATGGAATAATAAAAAGGGTTTAATTGGGCACACTTCTGTTTCTGCTGCGCTATTATTTTCCACTGCACACATACCGTGCAAGTCCCTGTGCAAGTGGCAGGATATAAAAGATGGTCAGAGAAtgatagtaaaaataataaagtagcagGATGACCCTGGAAGGAAGTGAGGCCTGTCTCAGTGAGTTTGATAAGGAATTCTGTCAGAACAAGTGCTCAGCTGCCCTGTGCTGCAGGAGGAGGGCCTTGTTAAAAACACTTCAGAGCTCAGCCTGGGATTATGAGTTTCACCTTCCCTCCTGCAAGCACACTGAAAAAGGCTTAGGGTACAAAATGTACAAGCCGAATCCTAGCTTCTCTATAACCACGATTAAAACTGCAATGCAACTACCTTGACACCAGCTTTTGAAAATATAATAATTCGAATTGTCTCTGAGGAAGACGGAGAAATTAATTtggaagcatcattagcttcatAAAAAAATGTACCCCAGAGAAGTTGTACAATTCCTGTAATTCAGTCAGAACCACTTGATACTCTGCTATCAAATTTAATTCCCTCAGTAAAGAACCAAAATGTGTCTGGATATTGAGTTACCATATATTATCGCACCAGAAATACACCAGAGTTGTGCAGTGATAAAGTATTATCTGCGCTTGTGGTTTATAATAATACCTGAACCCCTTGATGGAATTCAACCTTAATAAGCCAGCCCTTTAGTGACTGGTtaatttgtttttcactgtatatcCAGTGGATGATTTTAAatgcaaattatattaaaatgtcttcTGTATTCATTATTTACTTGGACATGATCAAAAAACTATAATGCAGAGAAAAGAAATGGCTGGTGTATTTATGAACTTTCAAGGCATCTATGTCTCCCGCAAAACATCTATCcacattcaaattaaaaacaatgaatacaaaataagtacAATTCATGTAGCAAGATTCATTGGTACAATGTACAAAATCTTTCACCTATCTGTGGCCGTGCTTATTGCAGTGAAGTATCTCTGGAAAATTTTAGCATGGCAATACTTGCCTCCTGAATACATGCTTTAAAGGAAGATAATTCAGcaacagaaatgaacacaatttcATACTTCCCTTGTCACTGAGCATTTCTAGATTGTTCAATTTACTGTAATAGATCAGCTATTAAGTGTATTGCACACTTTTTTCAAAGGTGACACAATTTAGTAGGGCTAGTTGCATAGCAACAtgcaatgtgttaaaaaaaatcctgttagAAAACTATTTACTGTTAGAAAACTATTTTAAACTTTTCTGTATATAGTAAACAATATTTTATGCAAATGATTAATTCTTATACTACAGGCCAATGATGCAAACAATGCATCCACAATCAGTTGTACTACATACAGGCAGATGCACATTTTGGAAAAAATCTTCATGTGTGTAATGCAAGTTTCACATCATCGGATGAGATGCTTCTTAAAATAGTACAGTTGAGGAAGCTATGTTTTTTGAGGGGAACATCTAGGGTATTCTTAATGTGAATCTCAGTCGTGACGcaaattattaaaaacatttagatACAGTTTCAATCAAACCgcaacttgaatttttttttttaagaaattgctAGAACAACAAGCAAGTTCTTTGAATGCTTCCAGAGAATATCTAATGGTAAcatacctttattattattattatttatttcttagcagacgcccttatccagggcgacttacaatcgcaagcaaatacaaatacattcaagtgttacaatataagtcatacaataagaacaagaaatacaataattctcaagtgtgacaaaccacaattcaataatacagcagataatagtgaaagttacatcaggatatgattaagtagtgatagttacatcaggatatgattaagtacaaaatactacagattaaacacttgggagattacaatattctgaggtacaggattaaatgcagtaaaatagggggcagataagagcaaaataaagcatatttaaatgaagggtgatagtgtcccaggatacaacagaggagttctacaggtgctgtttgaagaggtgagtcttaaggaggcgccttCTGtaactgtatgtgtatgtatacatACATCTTGTTCTTGTCGTAGCTCCTTACCGCAAGTCATTTCAGACAGGATTCACTATTGCATCAGTATGTAATGTGTTTGTCTATTGAATTTCTCTATTGTAATATATACATGATAAAGTCTAATGATAAACGACTGTACATGGGTGAATGTTTGTCATCCAGTTATCAGTAGATAGATGTGTCAGAGTTTCAAGGTGCCTTGCCTAAGCTTTTTCACTGTTTAATGATgtcattaattatatatatatatatatatatatatatatatatatatatacacacacacacacacacacatcacatgcGTGTAAATGTAGAGCAGAGAAAACCACAATATATCAACATGTATTTTTCAAATCCATtaaatatctatatctatctatctatctatctatctatctatctatatatctatatatatctgcGCTCAGTATTCTGTCTCAATGGCAGATCACTGTTAGGGAACATGAACATTCCTTGGTAGTTAAGTCCCATTCATTTTTTCAAGGTCGAGGACTTCTGAAAATCTTccagagagaaaaagagagagagagagagagagagagagtcaagaAGTAAAGGCATTTATTTCATTAATCACCAGTCCCTGTATTATTAGGACCTTTATCATGGTGCTTTATCACATCCTCCACCCAGAAGGGGCTGATGAGATTGCAAACAGTAGTTTGATGTGGTTTTTATGGCATGTGATTTACTGGTATCCTTGGGTCAGTTTACACAGAAGAAGAACATATATGCTTAAATCTGACACCTATATTGCacaattgataataataataataataataataataataataataataataataataataataataattcagctatCAAAAATGTACTATTATTAATCAGTGCATATAAACATACAACGTATACACATAATAGCATGTAAGTACATCAATAAAGAGCCCACTACAgtcaatgtttaaaatgtacacatCATATTTATTGTTTAAGGAACACACACATTTAGAACAGACTCCAAAtagaacagctgttttttttccctttgtaaaaaatgtatattaaaaatgaacgtattgttttcttattaaaagcaatttggaagaaaaaataaatgtgttgtacCAGTGATTCCAACTATCGACACTAGGTGTCAGCCTTGTAACTTGTTTCGACGGGTTTACAGCATATTGGAATGTTTATTATGAAAAATCACAGaatgaagagagggagagggagagggagaggcagaggcagaggcagagggaGGCGGGACTAAACTGGAGCTGAATGTGTCGCTTTCTAGTAGTTTGATTtaactatttgttttattgtttttaaaaatggggaCATTTAGTATTTTGAATAGTCGTTTACATGTTTCTATTCTCTCTGatttaattatatactgtattaagcTTTATGGATTTTGCAGCATGACATACATTGCTTAATGTAGGCATCACTGTGAAGGAGGTTCAAAAAACTGTTTTGTCATCTGTAAAACACCTGTACCCTTATATTTAACCCATAAAgctatagacagacagataggcatAGGCAGGTCGGGCGTGTTTCAAACAAGCAGGCCTATCGAGAAGCTAGAGCTACAATAGCTGTTGCACAAAATATACTTTTTGTCTTTAATACTTCGTCAAGTCCTGTAGCCAGCAACTAATTCTGGATATAGGACCCTCTGTCTACGTGACCCATTTGTAAAATAAGCGCCCACAATAAAAGCCGGGTTTACTTAGCCATTTTCAACAAATATGTACAGTCGGACCACAGTATACAAAATGGTCTTGGTACCGTGGTCGCCTTTTTTTTTCAGCCTGTCCCGTCGATTTAATTGCCATTACGAAATTAATGACGTGATTAAATTGTTGCCATGCTTAGCTCTTGCCATTCTACTAGCTTCGAGCAGGTCCTGTTATGTGCATCTCATTTTAGACTGCAATTACAAAGttgatatttatttttacctgAGTAATTCTTCCGTTTCCGGTTACCAGGGGGATTGTTAATGGCAAAGAATCATTCGCAGACTTTCTCCTACTCAATCAAATCTTCGAGGCGCCAGATCAGTCATATTGATCATTTAAGTTCCTGACGGACTTCACCACAAGGAAACATTCCCAGCCTATTATTAGAATTCAGAGAGACAGGTTGTACATACAGTCTTCCTGAATCGCCCCGTGATGTTttgaacaaattaaaaacatatatttgaatgggccagtgtttggaaagaAAATGCTTTTGAGTTAAAGGCAAAGTAAACTCGATGTGATACAGGTTGGTTTTTATATTCGTTGGACCGTCCATTTACCATGCTTCATTTTAAATGCGGTGGATGCTTTCATCACAGCAGCAGTGCAATCTAATCCCTGTACATCTGGCTCGTTTATAGGAATTTAGCAGTTCTGTCAGTCTATTCGACACCCCCACAGACCTACTGTAGCAAGTCGAAATAACACGTATACAACAATCAATGTaggtggtgtttttttgttttttttattcagtttacACCCAGTAGTTAACCAATTTTGTTAATCTGTTAATCATGATGTGAATATTTCCGGTTTGTTGTTTATTTCAATTACTGTGCAACAAATCagatttaatattaaaataactaATGTCATACCTACACATCATCACgtaaatcctttttttgtttttgatatgaAGATGTTTCTAATAATCAAATATCCCTTTCACTTATTGCGTTTGGAGATCAAGTAATTAACACTCTGAACTGTGCATTCCCTCAGTTCAGCTGTAACAGCCATTGCGCATTGTAGTCCTAGGAATTTTAGCCTTATAGTCTTATGGTATTGAGAAAACAGTAGTTcttacaaactaaaaaaaactttctgaAAGGTTAACAGAAAAGATTGTTTAACAGTGTTGCAATTCCACATCTCAATCTGAATTCAGGGGGAAAACACGATCATCAAATCCTAGAAAACAGTCTTGGTTTCTGTTTGGGATTTGACACAGTTAAATAGATGTCAGCATGCCAAGTCTTATTTCTAGGCCTTCAGTAGAACTGTTTACGTAATGCTTTTGCAAGTACAAACATCTGAAATAGAAGTTTACAAACCTCTCTAAGGAATGTTAAAATTAGGAAGTAGAACAAGCAACAATCCTGCCATTGTTACAGGGCTCTAATGACAGACAACAACTACTCTGTTCAGGAGCCCCTTTCCATTTGGGAAGAGACTCTGCTTGGGTGTTTGGGGGCACAATGATGTTGATATCCTTTGCATGGGAATGTAGACTTTGTATTGAAGTACaggtaaaaacaagaaaataactaaataaagacCTAGCCTGGCTGAAAAAAAAAGGCTGAGCATCCTTAGAGACAAGATCTGGAATATCAGCAGTTCTATCTTGTTTAAATAGCATGCTAAAAGGGCATTTATCCAAGaccacttatatatatatatatatatatatatatatatatatatatatatatatatatatatatgcagaataGGAGCAGGTCTGGCTCATAGGTGGTATTGGAAGTGCAGCACATCTTTAGAAATCAATAACTGCACTGGGATctattaaaagctttttttttttacttaatctcTTTTACTATCTAATAACTGGGGGGTTTGAATAtccatttggttaaaaaaaaaaggtggaaaGTGAAAATTCCTCTATATTGTTGCAGTGTTCACAATGTTCATGTTAAGACTGTTTTTATATATGGGTACATACACGAATAAACAGATGCAAACAAGTCACAGCGAATTAAGGATTTGAAGCAAATACCAATAACAATCTTATTTCAAAAACTGACTGGACCCGGTGCACAGGAAGCATAGGACAAATGAATAATTACTCTTCGGATTGCAGTCGCGATTATAATGTTTAGTGGCCTTGTGAAGAACCATGGCACCAGATTCAAAACGACTGGCTGTTTATCCACTAGGGATACATAAAACAGTACAAATATAGGCCTAGTTATTAGAATTTCAATAAGATACAATAATCAGGTTTCAACATCCAGTTTGCTTACACCGCCAACCAGAGGAAATACCCAAGACTatacatttaataaacacactggaagtttatattgtgttccttttctctgtttttttgtttgtttgttttttgccgcGGCTGCGCCACATCGTGGAAAATAAAACGGTGCCGTTATAAATGTGTGCTGTCCTTCACAGTGCTTTATACTAGACGATCTTAGTAAACAGGACGTTTgatgaaaaaaaattacaactTAAGTACTTGATGAATAACACATATTAAACATGCATTATGCCTTTAAGAACGGCAATGCAAGTAATTGATTTGGGGGCTAAATGATGTGCAAAGGTGTgggtggggggtgtgtggggtgtgtggggtgtgtggggtggggggcgAGGTAAagggtgtgtgtgtcggtgtgtatgtgtggggggggggttacttCTTCAAAACACCAATAAAGACatggagctaaaaaaaaaaatgcttacaatgCTTCAAAAACAGCCAATGTTGCTGTAATAATCACAAACGGTTTTTTATCTGTCAAATCAATAGCCTACTGTggttttgcaattaaaaaaaagcctgtaGGCCTAGAATGCCAAAGCTCGTGCGCAGCGGATGCAATAAACAGAATATGATCAAATACGACTTATATATTTGAGTCAATTTGATGCTGATAAAGGGATCAAATAATTCTTAGACATTCATTTATATTCTTATCACGATTGCTGGGTGAACAGTAGAGGAGTGATGAATGTGTGGAACTTTTCAGCAGAAGAGGCTTTATTCTGCATTGTGTTATCAAGTATAATTAAGCGAATGCATGTGCACTAGGAAAACAAAAGAAACGAGCTGTAGACTTAAATATCCCGTTACTAGTACTTTCAGTGAGACAGATGTAATTCCATTTGAAAACAAGTACAATCAGCTCCCTTGTTGCTGTGATCTTGGTGAACTTAATGTAGGACCTAGAATGTGCCGTCTGCAGTTTTCTGCTATAATTACACTCGTATTTAGACGCTGTATTGTACTGCATAAATGATATGCAGCGTGTCATGTGTAAAGAGATCATGTTATAGcttaatgtatattttattttcctaTTGAAGTTTGCTGGCACATCTGATGTAAAATTTTCAATGTGAAGAAACAAAAGAGGGAATATTTCGCTAGTAACTGATAATGATCATATAATCCACTGCCCGCACACAAGCATGGCTAAGGAATGACGTTTACTAAACGGGCTACAGAGATCATAGCAATTTTATCTGCCAATTAAAGGACTCTCTGTTTGAAGGATAACACCACACACTGTTAAAAGAAAAGTGTAGCAAGCTGTAGCAAGTCTGGAAGTCcagcaaaacaagaaaataaaaaggccACTCGTTTCACCGATATTTATCTTACATGAGCATTCAAATGACACGGCGAGTGAAGCCGGTGGAAGTGCCGCTGTAGCTATCCGTGGTCCTGCTCCTATTACAGTCTCGTGAAACGCAAAATGCCATCTCTCTAGCTCCAATATAGATAAGAGGCAATAACAGATCTGCTagtgtttacaaaaataaataaaacatggattatttaaaataatgtcgtTTTTGCGCTTTCCGAATACTTGTTCTATGCCGTCATCTCCGAATGAAAAGAACGAGGATGTGTGTTGTAAGAAAACGAGTGCTATGATTGAGCACGTGGAGtaacgaaagaaaaaaaagggatgTGACAGTCTTGATAAACACTTCCTCCATTCTTTACCAGAGAAGAAAGCTTAACGACGGACACCGTGCCTGTTTAAAGACTGCAAGACAACGACGAATTATATTGAATAATCAgatttcaaaaatgttaattaatACAAACGTAATGTGGATGTTTACATTGGAAACAGTTACATGCTACAGAGTCACTGGTTATCTGTGGAACAGACCAGGCTGGCGCTGAATTCAGCTAGAATGGCCATTACAATACATGCCTTTCTCTCGTGCTCTGAAAACTAAATGCAGGGAAGTTTGCCGACTTCAGCCGCAGCTGCACTTGGCTCCTCCCACCAGTCAATCGATCCCTCGAGTGTggcctctgattggctgagcgGGGTGCGGGTCTTAAGACTGAGCGACAGGCGCTGGGCTGTGCAGCCAGCAGTTTGCACTAGAGATGCAAGCTGAGAGCAGACAAGGGTCGGCTGTACTGAGTCGCTTTTGTATCCCATCCTCAGGCTGGAATTTTATGAGCCCGTTTTCACAGTACATCTGAGCACGACCTCTGCCTCCTGTCATCATTCCCCAGCATCCtgattttatttacttattattattaacaaatactGGATTTCTTATAAAGTGTATTGAAATACACAGCAAATACACTTATGTGGTGTTACTGTTGTAGAGGGGACTAAAACTGTAAGTCTTAGCTCTGGAGAAGCAACCTTCTGTCTTAAGGAAAATTGGATAAttctggactggactggactggaagtGTAAAGACTTGTGCCTTCAACAGCAGCATCTTGCTTCTTCTGCCGGATATCATGCTGTAATTGCACGACTGGATACAGCACTATTTAAATGTGGATTTTTCACCAAGATTTCAATCGGAAAGCTCTCTGTTTTGTACCCGAACAGCAGCACAATTGCAAATCATTTTACTCTGaaaagaaaagattaaaaaactgaacctttttccattttttttgtttaactggtTAAAAAAAGAACCAGAACGGCCGATTTCTTAATAGAAATACCTCTGGATGCCATTGTATTTGCAGACAAAATACCGTAATGCAACATATTACACagtaacatattttctttttaatggatTTTTCTGTGTggatttaagtattttttttttttaattaaggatatcatcttttttttactacataacgaaactgaaacagcatttgtaatggtgaagcttattttctgttttgcagttATTACAAAATACACCGTATGTGAGTAAATTGTCTTAATATATATTACTTGAATATATCAGACTGCATAACATGACTCAACCGTTAATACAATGAAGTGAATGAAATGAAGATCTGTTACACAGTAAGTAAATCAGATCAAGAAGCGTGTTGCTGATATCCTTATCACCGGGAATTTGTTTTTGATGCCTACAATTGTCATGTTGGCATTCAATACCTTTATTGATAATAACTTTTAAATTAAGTGCATTTTGAATATATATACACTTTGATAAAGACGGGGCGCTCAGATGATCAGAAATGATTAatttaagttattatttattacaatagTAATAACAGCAAGATCACAATCAACAAGTATAGTCCCTGTCAAGGAGATGGATGTATTACACATTCTACCGATTTTTCTACTGTGCTGGACTCAAGCAGGAGCTGTGATCAATCTGAAATATTCTGTGGACGAGGAGCAGAGAGCCGGCACTGTGATTGCTAATATTGCAAAGGATGCTAAAGATGCTGGATTTGTGGTCGATCTCAGGCAGCCTGCCTTTCGGGTCATCTCTAATTCCGCACCGCATTTGCTGGACATCAATCCCGCGGGTCTGCTGGTCACCAAGCAAAAAATTGACCGGGATATATTTTGCAGGCAGGCCCCCAAATGCGTTGTCTCGTTGGAAGTGATGTCTAACTCTATGGAAATATGTGTGATTAAAGTTGAGATAAAGGACCTAAATGACAATGCACCAAGTTTCCCCACAGACCACATAGACCTTGAGATTTCAGAAACGGCAACCCCGGGCACTAGGATCCCACTAGAAGGCGCTAACGACCCCGATTCCGGGAGCTTTGGGGTGCAGACCTATGAAATCACCCCAAATGATCTGTTTGGACTGGAGATCAAGACCAGGGGAGACGGGTCCAGGTTTGCAGAGCTAGTTGTAGAGAAAAGCTTAGACAGAGAAATGCAGTCCCATTACAGCTACATGATCACCGCATTGGACGGGGGTGACCCCCCTAATTTTGGCACAGTTGAGCTGAATATCAAAGTGATAGACTCTAATGACAATAACCCCGTTTTCGACGAGCCTGTCTTCACTGTAGACGTGCTGGAAAACTCTCCCGTTAACACTATAGTGATCGACTTGAATGCAACAGATCCAGACGAAGGAACAAATGGGGAGGTGGTGTACTCATTTAACAGTTATGTGTCTGAGAAAACCAGAGACGTTTTTAAGATTGACCCCAGAACTGGAGTGATCACGGTCAGTGGGATGTTGGACTTCGAAGACACGCAAGTTTATGAGATTGATGTTCAAGCCAAAGATCTGGGTCCAAACTCCATCCCTGCGCATTGCAAAGTGACTGTCAAGGTTCAGGATGCAAACGATAATGTTCCAGTAATTAATTTACTGTCTGTGAACAGTGAAATGGTGGAAGTAAGTGAGAATGCTCCTCTGGGGTATGTTATAGCCTTGGTTAGGGTCTCTGATAGAGACTCAGGGTCCAATGGACGAGTGCAATGCAGGCTGCTGGGCAACGTTCCTTTCAGGCTGCAGGAATATGAAAGTTTTTCCACCATTTTAGTGGATGGGAGGCTAGACAGAGAGCAGAAGGATACTTACAACTTGACCATCTTAGCCAAAGACAATGGCATCCCTTCTCTACAAAACACCAAATCATTTATTGTGAAAGTCACCGACGAGAACGATAACCACCCCCACTTTTCCAAGCCATATTATCAAGTGATTGTCCAAGAAAACAACACGCCAGGCGCTTACCTGTTGTCGGTTTCAGCCAGGGACCCAGACCTGGGATCGAACGGCAGTGTTTCTTACCAGATCCTGCAATCTCAAGTCAGAGACATGGCAGTTTTCACCTATGTGTCCATAAACCCAACGGGTGATATCTATGCTCTGAGATCTTTCAACCATGAACAGACCAGGTCCTTTGAATTCAAGGTTTTGGCCAAAGATGGGGGTAACCCATCCCTCACCAGCAACGCCACTGTGCGCGTTATAGTATTGGATGTCAATGATAACACACCAGTCATAACCGCACCACCTTTGGTAAATGGAACCGCTGAGGTGTACATCCCGAGAAATGCAGGTGTGGGCTACCTGGTGACCGTAGTAAAAG
This genomic stretch from Acipenser ruthenus chromosome 16, fAciRut3.2 maternal haplotype, whole genome shotgun sequence harbors:
- the LOC117430735 gene encoding protocadherin-19 isoform X3: MDVLHILPIFLLCWTQAGAVINLKYSVDEEQRAGTVIANIAKDAKDAGFVVDLRQPAFRVISNSAPHLLDINPAGLLVTKQKIDRDIFCRQAPKCVVSLEVMSNSMEICVIKVEIKDLNDNAPSFPTDHIDLEISETATPGTRIPLEGANDPDSGSFGVQTYEITPNDLFGLEIKTRGDGSRFAELVVEKSLDREMQSHYSYMITALDGGDPPNFGTVELNIKVIDSNDNNPVFDEPVFTVDVLENSPVNTIVIDLNATDPDEGTNGEVVYSFNSYVSEKTRDVFKIDPRTGVITVSGMLDFEDTQVYEIDVQAKDLGPNSIPAHCKVTVKVQDANDNVPVINLLSVNSEMVEVSENAPLGYVIALVRVSDRDSGSNGRVQCRLLGNVPFRLQEYESFSTILVDGRLDREQKDTYNLTILAKDNGIPSLQNTKSFIVKVTDENDNHPHFSKPYYQVIVQENNTPGAYLLSVSARDPDLGSNGSVSYQILQSQVRDMAVFTYVSINPTGDIYALRSFNHEQTRSFEFKVLAKDGGNPSLTSNATVRVIVLDVNDNTPVITAPPLVNGTAEVYIPRNAGVGYLVTVVKADDYDEGENGRITYSISEGDRSFFEIDQVNGEVRTTRTFGENAKTAYELIVVAHDHGKTSLSASALILIYLSPALDAQESIGPVNLSLIFIIALGSIAAILFVTMIFVAVKCKRDNKEIRTYNCSCVFLRRVAEYSYGSQKKSNKKKKISKNDIRLVPRDVEETDKMNVTENYSIDSSYVNSRAHLIKSTSTFKDLEGNSLKDSGHEESDQTDSEHDVQRGLYADTAVNDVLNMSVPSAGSQLPDQDPNETFHCREECRILGHSDRCWMPRVGVPARAKSPEHGRNIIALSIEATTVDVQPYEDCGTKRTFATFGKDGSEHGQDLERGEVKVKRTVDVPICSPKANGAIREAGNGREDVSPLTSPVHLKSPLCSKPPASYSTLHRRDAERIANHSLLRQPEGKDSEPSVREINQLLHDSRDKDSPGGKRLKDIVL
- the LOC117430735 gene encoding protocadherin-19 isoform X2 codes for the protein MDVLHILPIFLLCWTQAGAVINLKYSVDEEQRAGTVIANIAKDAKDAGFVVDLRQPAFRVISNSAPHLLDINPAGLLVTKQKIDRDIFCRQAPKCVVSLEVMSNSMEICVIKVEIKDLNDNAPSFPTDHIDLEISETATPGTRIPLEGANDPDSGSFGVQTYEITPNDLFGLEIKTRGDGSRFAELVVEKSLDREMQSHYSYMITALDGGDPPNFGTVELNIKVIDSNDNNPVFDEPVFTVDVLENSPVNTIVIDLNATDPDEGTNGEVVYSFNSYVSEKTRDVFKIDPRTGVITVSGMLDFEDTQVYEIDVQAKDLGPNSIPAHCKVTVKVQDANDNVPVINLLSVNSEMVEVSENAPLGYVIALVRVSDRDSGSNGRVQCRLLGNVPFRLQEYESFSTILVDGRLDREQKDTYNLTILAKDNGIPSLQNTKSFIVKVTDENDNHPHFSKPYYQVIVQENNTPGAYLLSVSARDPDLGSNGSVSYQILQSQVRDMAVFTYVSINPTGDIYALRSFNHEQTRSFEFKVLAKDGGNPSLTSNATVRVIVLDVNDNTPVITAPPLVNGTAEVYIPRNAGVGYLVTVVKADDYDEGENGRITYSISEGDRSFFEIDQVNGEVRTTRTFGENAKTAYELIVVAHDHGKTSLSASALILIYLSPALDAQESIGPVNLSLIFIIALGSIAAILFVTMIFVAVKCKRDNKEIRTYNCRVAEYSYGSQKKSNKKKKISKNDIRLVPRDVEETDKMNVVSCSSLTSSLNYFDYHQQTLPLGCRRTESTFLNVENQNSRNAAPNHGYHQTFTGQGPQQQPDLIINGMPLPETENYSIDSSYVNSRAHLIKSTSTFKDLEGNSLKDSGHEESDQTDSEHDVQRGLYADTAVNDVLNMSVPSAGSQLPDQDPNETFHCREECRILGHSDRCWMPRVGVPARAKSPEHGRNIIALSIEATTVDVQPYEDCGTKRTFATFGKDGSEHGQDLERGEVKVKRTVDVPICSPKANGAIREAGNGREDVSPLTSPVHLKSPLCSKPPASYSTLHRRDAERIANHSLLRQPEGKDSEPSVREINQLLHDSRDKDSPGGKRLKDIVL